One Bremerella sp. JC817 genomic window carries:
- a CDS encoding sodium/solute symporter (Members of the Solute:Sodium Symporter (SSS), TC 2.A.21 as described in tcdb.org, catalyze solute:Na+ symport. Known solutes for members of the family include sugars, amino acids, nucleosides, inositols, vitamins, urea or anions, depending on the system.): protein MPHRRPPWLELAAGLLLLLCPYVCQAETQLQWEELPALPSDLGVAGPMAGVHNDCLIVGGGANFPRPVWESAKQWVDDVYVLSRTEDAYQWHNAGKLPRPIAYGAAVSTAQGVLCIGGSDAESVYADCYFLSWSNDKLSTTEVAPLPQPMAYGQASRLGDKVYVACGQSETGLSSATNKLWSLDLTQSGQPKVWKWNELPALPGPTRAFNLVAAQHDGFDASLYVIGGRREEAGQVEFLQDVWQYNPRTNVWKQRTDAPRVMMAGEAAAVGQSHIFVLGSADESNWDRVDQLKDDHPGFPREAFAYHAITDTWNRLGETPENLVTTIAVPWGDSIILPSGEVRPRVRSPHIWKITPHTTGKSFGVVNYIVLFGYLLAMVGVGVYFTQKNKNTDDYFRGGKQIPWWAAGCSIFATMLSSLTFTGLPSKAFAQDWVYALGNFTIPIVAILAVYVALPFYRRIDATSAYEYLHKRFGYGTRILASTSFVSFHLFRMAIVMSLTALALAVATPLSPVQSVLLMGVLSIAYCTMGGIEAVIWTDTIQTFVLLGGAILAIALLIAGVDGGIAGFWDISQSADKFNLANWNLEVGTAQVAFWVIVLGAVAQNISSYTADQAVVQRYVTTPTEKLAARSIWISAVLTIPATLLFFGIGTALYAFYHSNPERLDALITTDQIFPLFIAREIPIGLAGLIVAGVFAAAQSTISTSMNSSATTIIVDFLRPNNFCQSERAYLNAARACTFLVGAIGTMLGLLFVDPAIRSLFDSFILIVGIFMGILGGLFLLGAFTRRTNQAGALAGAIVGAAAMVCLWKFSSFNSFVFPVAGLTVCFVVGYVASYVFGPAPKDLAGLTVYDFPPSESETAST from the coding sequence ATGCCCCACCGACGCCCACCCTGGCTAGAGCTTGCTGCTGGCCTGCTTCTATTATTATGCCCTTACGTTTGCCAGGCAGAAACGCAACTTCAGTGGGAAGAGCTCCCAGCCCTGCCGAGCGATTTGGGTGTGGCAGGGCCAATGGCAGGCGTTCACAACGACTGCTTGATTGTCGGCGGCGGAGCGAATTTTCCGCGACCGGTCTGGGAATCGGCCAAGCAGTGGGTCGACGACGTCTACGTTCTTTCGCGGACAGAAGATGCCTACCAATGGCATAACGCCGGCAAGCTTCCTCGTCCGATCGCTTATGGCGCCGCGGTCTCGACAGCGCAAGGCGTATTGTGCATCGGTGGGTCGGATGCGGAGTCCGTTTATGCAGACTGCTACTTCCTGAGTTGGTCGAACGACAAGCTTTCGACTACCGAGGTTGCTCCCCTCCCACAGCCAATGGCTTATGGTCAGGCTTCACGACTTGGCGATAAGGTCTACGTAGCATGTGGGCAGTCAGAGACTGGGCTTTCCAGCGCGACGAACAAGCTGTGGTCGCTCGACCTTACTCAGTCTGGCCAGCCGAAAGTCTGGAAGTGGAACGAGCTGCCCGCGCTGCCTGGTCCAACCCGGGCCTTCAACCTGGTGGCCGCCCAGCACGATGGCTTCGACGCGTCGCTCTACGTGATTGGTGGCCGGCGCGAAGAAGCCGGCCAGGTCGAGTTCCTTCAAGATGTCTGGCAATATAATCCTCGCACCAACGTCTGGAAGCAGCGCACAGATGCTCCCCGCGTGATGATGGCGGGCGAAGCAGCCGCCGTCGGGCAGAGCCATATCTTCGTGCTGGGCAGTGCCGACGAGAGCAACTGGGATCGCGTTGACCAGCTGAAGGACGATCACCCAGGCTTCCCGCGCGAGGCGTTCGCTTACCATGCCATCACCGATACCTGGAACCGCTTGGGGGAAACGCCGGAGAACCTGGTTACGACCATTGCTGTTCCCTGGGGTGATTCGATCATCTTGCCCAGTGGCGAAGTCCGTCCCCGTGTTCGGTCGCCCCATATCTGGAAGATCACGCCACACACCACAGGCAAAAGCTTCGGCGTGGTCAACTACATCGTGCTGTTTGGTTACTTGCTGGCGATGGTCGGGGTTGGGGTGTACTTCACGCAGAAGAACAAGAACACCGACGACTACTTTCGTGGCGGGAAGCAAATCCCATGGTGGGCGGCTGGATGCAGCATCTTCGCCACGATGCTCAGCTCGCTGACTTTTACCGGATTGCCCTCCAAGGCGTTTGCCCAAGATTGGGTCTACGCGCTGGGCAACTTCACGATTCCGATCGTCGCGATTTTGGCCGTTTATGTTGCCCTCCCCTTCTATCGCCGAATCGACGCGACCAGTGCTTACGAATACCTCCATAAGCGTTTCGGTTATGGCACGCGAATTCTGGCCAGTACCAGCTTCGTGTCGTTTCATTTATTTCGCATGGCGATTGTGATGTCGCTTACCGCGTTGGCGTTGGCCGTGGCGACGCCTCTTTCGCCGGTGCAGTCAGTCTTGCTGATGGGTGTCCTCAGCATCGCCTACTGCACGATGGGTGGCATTGAAGCAGTCATCTGGACCGATACCATCCAAACCTTTGTGCTGCTGGGCGGGGCGATCCTGGCGATTGCGTTGCTGATTGCCGGCGTCGACGGCGGGATAGCAGGGTTCTGGGATATCTCGCAATCGGCCGACAAGTTCAACCTGGCTAACTGGAATCTCGAAGTCGGCACGGCCCAGGTCGCCTTCTGGGTGATTGTCTTGGGGGCGGTCGCCCAGAACATCTCTTCATATACTGCCGATCAAGCAGTCGTGCAGCGTTACGTGACGACCCCGACCGAAAAGCTCGCCGCCCGATCAATCTGGATCAGTGCCGTATTGACCATACCGGCGACGCTGCTGTTCTTTGGAATCGGGACGGCGCTCTATGCGTTCTATCACAGCAATCCGGAACGACTCGACGCACTGATCACAACCGATCAGATCTTTCCGCTATTCATTGCTCGGGAAATTCCGATTGGTCTGGCCGGTTTGATCGTGGCAGGCGTTTTCGCCGCGGCCCAGTCGACGATCTCGACCAGTATGAACTCGTCGGCGACGACCATCATTGTCGACTTCCTTCGTCCCAATAACTTCTGCCAATCGGAACGAGCTTATCTGAACGCTGCCCGGGCATGCACCTTTCTGGTCGGTGCGATCGGCACGATGCTCGGGTTGCTGTTTGTTGATCCGGCGATTCGATCTCTATTCGACTCGTTCATCTTGATTGTCGGGATCTTCATGGGAATTCTGGGCGGCCTCTTCCTGCTCGGAGCATTCACCCGCCGCACCAATCAGGCGGGAGCCTTGGCCGGGGCGATCGTCGGTGCGGCGGCCATGGTCTGCTTGTGGAAATTCTCCAGCTTCAACAGCTTTGTCTTTCCCGTTGCCGGTTTGACCGTTTGCTTCGTGGTTGGCTACGTCGCTAGCTACGTCTTCGGTCCTGCCCCGAAAGACCTCGCAGGGCTCACCGTTTACGACTTCCCCCCTTCCGAGAGCGAAACTGCCAGCACGTAG
- a CDS encoding DNRLRE domain-containing protein yields the protein MSDGSLELRRLSDKLFDGQITAEELSRLETLCLASPELRRQFIELSHLNASLQHLGTSVETPSTARRSQGSSSVADRRPTSTLISGVSVAVAALALSLLLLFQLLPGESASSTFAAISTTPGSHWVSASIPTWNESRIGAGHVQLADGIARFAFDNGATVEIEGPAELEILDAMHCRLVHGKLVATITPESQGFRVDTPDAVLIDQGTSFGVNVSDEGLSSMQVFEGLVDVEHRASGTRLSVKQSETATISADGVAKFADVNEAFLTSDSAPPAPKPQVQVTTATGGGKDQWIIRDAELRYGPEDLLMIKLAKEGFSGFDRKIYLQFDLTEIDLSQVSEATFDITAAPTGIGFASRMPDATFAVYVLTGDQLDDWQPETLTWENAPANIDAGNQLAAEAARLVGQFTIPRGQKQGTFRIDSNDLAETIRSDTDGRVTIVLVPQTREAISGALVHGFAGSLHPTLPPPTLRLILSD from the coding sequence ATGAGCGACGGTTCCCTGGAACTCCGACGTCTGAGCGATAAGCTCTTCGACGGTCAGATCACGGCCGAAGAACTTTCGCGACTGGAAACGCTCTGCCTGGCCTCGCCGGAACTACGTCGGCAGTTTATCGAGCTTTCGCACTTGAATGCCTCTCTCCAGCATCTGGGAACGTCGGTAGAGACTCCATCGACTGCACGCCGCTCGCAAGGCTCTTCATCCGTCGCCGATCGTCGTCCGACTTCCACTTTGATTTCAGGCGTCTCCGTGGCGGTCGCCGCCCTTGCCTTGTCGCTGCTGCTTTTGTTTCAGCTTCTGCCCGGCGAAAGCGCTTCGTCAACCTTCGCCGCGATTTCGACCACCCCTGGAAGTCACTGGGTGTCGGCTTCGATCCCTACCTGGAACGAATCCCGCATCGGCGCTGGCCATGTTCAGCTTGCCGACGGCATCGCTCGGTTCGCTTTCGACAACGGCGCGACCGTCGAGATCGAAGGCCCTGCTGAGCTCGAGATTCTCGACGCAATGCATTGCCGACTCGTTCACGGCAAGCTGGTGGCAACCATTACGCCAGAGTCACAAGGCTTTCGGGTCGACACTCCGGACGCGGTGCTGATCGATCAGGGAACGAGTTTCGGCGTGAATGTCTCGGACGAAGGTCTTTCCAGCATGCAGGTCTTCGAGGGGCTGGTCGATGTCGAGCATCGTGCATCCGGCACGCGTCTTTCTGTCAAACAATCGGAAACCGCGACGATCTCGGCTGATGGTGTGGCGAAGTTTGCCGACGTTAACGAAGCCTTTCTCACCAGCGATTCCGCACCCCCTGCCCCGAAGCCGCAAGTCCAAGTCACGACAGCAACCGGCGGCGGGAAAGATCAATGGATCATCCGCGACGCCGAGCTGCGTTATGGCCCCGAAGATCTGCTGATGATCAAGCTCGCCAAAGAAGGGTTCTCTGGCTTTGACCGCAAGATCTACCTGCAGTTCGATCTCACCGAAATCGATCTTTCGCAAGTGAGTGAAGCCACCTTCGACATTACCGCGGCCCCCACCGGCATTGGCTTTGCCTCGCGCATGCCTGATGCCACTTTCGCGGTTTATGTCCTCACGGGCGATCAGCTCGACGACTGGCAGCCGGAGACGCTGACCTGGGAGAATGCCCCGGCCAATATCGACGCTGGCAATCAGCTTGCCGCGGAAGCTGCCCGCCTGGTTGGCCAGTTCACGATTCCTCGCGGACAGAAGCAAGGTACGTTCCGTATCGACTCGAACGATCTTGCGGAAACGATCCGTTCTGATACGGACGGTCGCGTGACGATCGTCCTCGTCCCCCAGACGCGCGAAGCCATCAGCGGTGCGCTGGTGCATGGCTTTGCCGGCTCGCTTCACCCCACTTTACCACCTCCGACGCTGCGATTGATTTTAAGCGATTAG
- a CDS encoding bifunctional proline dehydrogenase/L-glutamate gamma-semialdehyde dehydrogenase: MHPEQTLNGFDLDQLAREAVQLAAEILQASKARETAEDRANLAKVAGLIEDHEGKELTVAMADQVLRIKNPRRSAHQLKALVQQHGLPKYFSPMDRILLQLGVWAALVAPGIVMPLIRKRIQTDSSHVIISAEPNSFANYLQQRKKDGIRINLNQLGEAVLGAQEAERRLESYLKRLEDPSIRYVSVKLSSVAAHISLIGYEATLKEIKDRLRILYRAALADRENPRFINLDMEEYRDLYLTVDVFRAVLDEPEFARLPAGIVLQAYLPDSFEVLQSLTQWAKDRVANGGAEIKIRLVKGANLAMEQVEASLNGWPQAPYHTKTETDANYKRMVEFAFRPENMTAVRIGLASHNLFDVAFALRMAQQREVTARVEFEMLEGMANAQAREMRDRTGDLLVYAPVCYDADFDSAVAYLVRRFDENTQPGSFLGSLFGLEVSSEAWNTQSKLFLDACRLVQSDQLNAKPNRIQNRAEEDHQPTQADQPFDNAPNTDFSIPANRKWIAELVSEWKNRTFGIVPLQVAGVEATTEIVSEGHDPSRPGLKLYQYANGSLEHVESALSSAVQSQTTWEQLGTVKRAEILRNFAAVAAQQRGDMIGVMMADAGKAVTESDAEISEAIDFAEYYSRSLATAGWDDGTTSTPVGVVVVTPPWNFPYAIPAGGCLAALMAGNSVILKPAPETVLTAWHLACQLWEAGVPRDVLQFLPVEDGPVGQSLLSDPRVAVVVLTGAYATAQLFQSWRPELRLYAETSGKNSMIISSAADLDLAVKDLVRGAFGHAGQKCSATSLAIVQRDVYESPQFRNQLRDAAASLHVAPAWDLSVDVTPIIRPPHDELKRGLTQLDEGEEWLLEPQMLEGNPCLWSPGIRLGVKPGSWYHRTECFGPVLGIIPVDTFEDAIQIQNNSEFALTGGLYSLDVTEIETWRSKVEVGNGYINRTTTGAIVQRQPFGGWKNSSVGPGAKAGGPNYVAAFRNWTQVALPATTSKGDALPAQLLELLPTERDRVELQTAAASYRYWWNEMFSKQHDPSQLHGETNDFRYRPLPQHVVRVESDDVRLLDVLKSHVICQMGNVPWKLSVAPGVSLFNKAPSKVQSQIQAESTQAFLEQLRRNTPGSVRVLGAAPEVALKAKGFGHRVLAGEAMANGRLEWLGYLREQSITEIVHRHGNTTSRAPRR; the protein is encoded by the coding sequence ATGCATCCCGAACAAACGTTGAATGGTTTCGATCTTGATCAGCTTGCTCGCGAGGCTGTTCAACTCGCCGCCGAGATCCTTCAGGCATCCAAGGCTCGCGAAACCGCGGAGGACCGCGCCAACCTCGCCAAGGTCGCTGGTCTGATTGAAGATCACGAAGGCAAAGAACTGACCGTCGCCATGGCGGACCAGGTGCTGCGGATCAAGAACCCGCGGCGCTCGGCTCACCAGCTCAAGGCACTCGTGCAGCAGCATGGCCTGCCGAAGTACTTCAGCCCGATGGATCGCATCCTGCTGCAGCTAGGCGTCTGGGCGGCCCTGGTTGCACCCGGCATTGTAATGCCACTGATCCGTAAACGAATCCAGACTGATTCGTCGCACGTGATCATCTCGGCCGAGCCAAACTCGTTCGCCAACTATCTGCAACAGCGCAAGAAGGATGGCATCCGCATCAACTTAAACCAGTTGGGCGAAGCGGTTCTGGGTGCGCAGGAAGCAGAACGCCGGTTGGAATCGTACCTCAAGCGTCTGGAAGACCCTTCGATTCGCTACGTCTCGGTGAAGCTCTCGTCGGTCGCCGCCCATATCAGCTTGATCGGCTACGAAGCGACACTGAAAGAGATCAAGGATCGCCTTCGTATTCTGTATCGTGCCGCACTGGCCGATCGAGAAAATCCGCGATTCATCAATCTTGATATGGAAGAATACCGCGACCTCTATCTGACGGTCGACGTCTTCCGCGCTGTGCTCGACGAACCAGAGTTCGCCCGACTGCCAGCCGGCATCGTGCTTCAGGCCTACCTGCCAGACTCGTTTGAAGTCTTACAGTCGCTGACCCAGTGGGCCAAAGATCGCGTTGCTAACGGTGGCGCCGAGATCAAAATTCGCCTGGTCAAAGGGGCGAACCTGGCGATGGAACAGGTCGAAGCTTCACTGAACGGCTGGCCACAAGCTCCTTATCACACCAAGACTGAAACCGACGCCAACTATAAGCGGATGGTCGAGTTCGCCTTCCGGCCGGAAAACATGACCGCTGTGCGGATCGGTCTGGCGAGTCACAACTTGTTCGATGTCGCCTTCGCCCTGCGAATGGCCCAGCAGCGCGAGGTGACAGCGCGGGTCGAGTTCGAGATGCTCGAAGGAATGGCCAACGCCCAGGCCCGCGAGATGCGCGATCGCACCGGCGACCTGTTGGTTTACGCCCCCGTTTGTTACGACGCCGACTTCGATTCGGCGGTGGCGTATCTGGTCCGTCGCTTTGACGAGAACACCCAGCCAGGTAGCTTCCTTGGCTCGTTGTTCGGCCTGGAAGTCAGCTCGGAAGCGTGGAACACGCAAAGCAAGTTGTTCCTCGATGCTTGCCGCTTGGTTCAGTCCGATCAATTGAACGCGAAGCCAAATCGTATCCAAAATCGCGCGGAGGAAGATCATCAACCAACGCAGGCAGACCAACCGTTCGACAACGCTCCGAATACCGACTTCTCGATTCCAGCCAATCGCAAGTGGATCGCCGAGTTGGTTAGCGAATGGAAGAACAGGACCTTCGGGATCGTGCCGCTGCAAGTCGCCGGCGTGGAGGCAACGACTGAGATCGTTTCGGAAGGGCACGATCCTTCGCGCCCAGGACTGAAGCTATATCAATACGCCAACGGATCTCTGGAGCATGTCGAGTCGGCCTTAAGCTCCGCCGTGCAGAGTCAGACCACATGGGAACAGCTGGGCACTGTCAAACGTGCCGAGATCCTGCGCAACTTCGCCGCCGTGGCCGCCCAACAGCGTGGCGACATGATTGGGGTGATGATGGCCGACGCCGGCAAAGCAGTCACCGAGAGCGATGCCGAAATCAGCGAAGCGATCGACTTTGCCGAGTACTACAGCCGCTCGCTCGCCACGGCTGGTTGGGACGATGGAACCACTTCGACTCCCGTAGGCGTAGTGGTCGTGACGCCGCCCTGGAACTTCCCTTATGCCATCCCGGCGGGTGGCTGCCTGGCCGCGTTGATGGCCGGGAACAGTGTCATTTTGAAGCCCGCTCCGGAAACCGTTCTGACGGCATGGCATCTGGCTTGCCAACTATGGGAAGCAGGTGTTCCTCGCGACGTGCTGCAGTTTCTGCCGGTCGAAGATGGTCCTGTCGGTCAATCGCTGCTCAGCGATCCTCGTGTGGCGGTGGTTGTGCTGACCGGAGCCTATGCGACGGCCCAGCTATTTCAGTCGTGGCGTCCAGAACTGCGACTCTATGCCGAAACGAGCGGCAAGAATAGTATGATTATTTCGTCAGCGGCTGACCTCGATCTGGCCGTGAAAGACCTGGTGCGAGGAGCGTTCGGCCATGCGGGGCAGAAGTGCTCGGCCACGAGCCTGGCGATTGTGCAGCGCGATGTTTACGAGAGCCCGCAGTTCCGCAATCAGCTTCGGGACGCGGCAGCCAGTCTGCATGTCGCTCCGGCGTGGGATCTTTCGGTCGACGTGACGCCGATCATTCGACCACCACACGACGAGCTGAAGCGCGGCCTAACTCAGCTTGATGAAGGGGAAGAATGGCTGCTTGAGCCGCAGATGCTCGAGGGCAATCCTTGCCTCTGGAGCCCTGGCATTCGTCTCGGCGTGAAGCCTGGCAGTTGGTATCACCGCACCGAATGCTTCGGCCCAGTGCTCGGTATCATTCCTGTCGATACCTTCGAAGACGCGATTCAGATCCAAAACAACAGCGAGTTCGCCCTGACTGGTGGACTCTATTCGTTGGACGTGACGGAAATCGAAACCTGGCGAAGCAAAGTCGAAGTCGGCAATGGCTACATCAATCGCACCACGACGGGGGCAATTGTCCAGCGCCAACCGTTTGGTGGCTGGAAGAACTCGTCGGTTGGTCCTGGTGCCAAGGCTGGTGGTCCGAACTACGTCGCCGCCTTCCGCAACTGGACCCAGGTCGCGTTGCCAGCGACAACGTCGAAGGGAGATGCCCTTCCGGCCCAATTGCTGGAACTGCTGCCAACCGAACGTGATCGGGTCGAACTTCAAACAGCCGCTGCCAGCTATCGCTACTGGTGGAACGAGATGTTCTCGAAACAGCACGATCCGTCGCAGCTTCATGGCGAAACGAACGACTTCCGCTATCGTCCCTTGCCACAGCATGTGGTCCGGGTCGAATCGGACGATGTTCGCTTGCTCGACGTGCTGAAGAGCCACGTCATTTGCCAGATGGGCAACGTGCCATGGAAACTGAGCGTCGCCCCAGGCGTATCTCTATTCAACAAGGCTCCATCGAAGGTTCAGTCACAGATTCAAGCGGAATCGACGCAGGCCTTCCTCGAACAGCTTCGCCGCAACACGCCTGGCAGTGTCCGCGTGCTGGGTGCCGCTCCGGAAGTTGCTTTGAAGGCAAAGGGCTTCGGACATCGGGTTCTCGCTGGTGAAGCGATGGCCAACGGTCGCCTCGAATGGCTCGGTTACCTGCGGGAACAATCGATCACCGAGATCGTTCACCGCCACGGCAATACGACCTCACGAGCACCTCGCCGGTAA
- a CDS encoding AraC family transcriptional regulator, with protein sequence MNREFQDGLVDQLFDCLGDVVYCVKDTAGRYTFVNHAFAERLGVSDPDELIGKTASDYFPAELAKVYDDQDREVLRTGQPLRDQLELISNVDGTLGWYLSNKFPILTDDGETTGLVGVSQDLKHPNDSDLELADLRVTVDYIRTHISEPLKTEELAEQVGLSTTQLDRRMRRVFRLSTKKFVMKVRLDLATQLLTSTEQSLSEIALACGFSDQSAFTRHFGAAANQTPLAYRKSHQKPG encoded by the coding sequence ATGAATCGCGAGTTCCAAGATGGCCTGGTCGATCAACTATTTGATTGCCTGGGTGACGTCGTCTATTGCGTGAAGGATACCGCAGGACGTTATACCTTCGTGAATCATGCGTTCGCCGAACGCCTGGGTGTCTCGGACCCGGACGAACTGATCGGGAAGACTGCGTCCGACTATTTCCCGGCCGAACTTGCCAAGGTCTACGACGACCAGGATCGCGAAGTCCTCCGCACTGGTCAGCCGCTACGTGACCAACTCGAATTGATCTCGAACGTCGACGGAACGCTCGGCTGGTATCTCTCGAATAAGTTCCCCATCCTGACCGACGATGGCGAGACCACCGGCCTGGTCGGGGTATCGCAGGACCTGAAGCACCCCAACGACAGCGATTTGGAGCTGGCCGACCTGCGGGTAACCGTCGATTACATCCGAACGCATATTTCGGAACCGCTCAAAACGGAAGAGCTGGCCGAGCAAGTCGGCCTTTCCACAACGCAGCTCGATCGACGGATGCGACGTGTGTTTCGGCTTTCGACAAAGAAGTTCGTGATGAAGGTCCGCCTCGACCTGGCGACGCAACTGCTGACCTCGACCGAACAGTCCTTGTCAGAGATCGCTTTAGCCTGTGGTTTTAGCGACCAGAGTGCCTTCACGCGGCACTTTGGCGCAGCGGCAAACCAAACGCCATTGGCGTACCGAAAGTCCCACCAGAAGCCGGGTTAG
- a CDS encoding sulfatase, protein MPLLFLKSLRAIAVVVVLFAAAQPAIAEDRPNIVWIIADDLGPELACYGYEGVSTPQIDRIATEGQLFRRAFSTAPVCSSSRSAFITGVYQTRTGTHQHRTEVKRPLPAPVVPITKLLRDAGYFVTNSNSTFKRPGKEDYNFTHDGKLFDGTDWSKRAKGQPFFAQIQIHEPHRDFVKTDDIHRADNVKIPSYYPEHPVIRADWAEYLATIEVLDQHVGEVLAKLEKEGDLNNTIVFFFGDHGRPHYRGKQWLYEGGLHTPLIVRLPNKHHAGQTRQELVSLLDVSAATVAAAGLTVPEWMDGQNLLANDFAGREIIFGARDRCGDAVDRIRSARTDQFKYIVNDFPELPYSQRSGYKELQYPGMTVARVLKQRGELTGPPALFWEETRPAEELYDLNADPEEINNLADNPAYAKQLKQLRAEVEAWRAETRDQGLLPEPRLKETLEASRRWADNVLERRGLAPEISPEEYLKWWEQELGVE, encoded by the coding sequence ATGCCTTTGCTCTTCCTGAAATCTCTGCGCGCCATTGCCGTGGTAGTTGTCCTTTTCGCCGCTGCCCAACCAGCGATTGCCGAAGACCGCCCGAACATCGTTTGGATCATCGCCGACGATCTGGGACCGGAACTGGCCTGCTACGGATACGAGGGTGTCAGCACGCCTCAGATCGATCGGATTGCAACGGAAGGGCAACTCTTCCGCCGGGCTTTTTCCACCGCGCCAGTTTGCTCGTCGTCCCGATCGGCATTTATCACCGGCGTCTATCAGACCCGGACCGGTACGCATCAGCATCGGACCGAAGTCAAACGCCCGCTGCCGGCGCCTGTCGTGCCGATCACCAAGCTTCTACGTGACGCCGGCTACTTCGTCACGAACTCGAACTCCACCTTCAAACGCCCTGGAAAAGAAGACTACAACTTCACCCACGATGGCAAACTGTTTGACGGGACCGATTGGTCGAAGCGAGCCAAAGGGCAGCCGTTCTTCGCACAGATTCAAATCCACGAACCGCATCGCGACTTCGTCAAGACAGACGACATCCATCGCGCCGACAACGTCAAGATTCCTTCATATTATCCAGAACATCCGGTCATTCGCGCTGACTGGGCCGAATACCTCGCCACGATCGAAGTGCTCGACCAGCATGTTGGCGAGGTGCTGGCCAAACTGGAAAAGGAAGGCGATCTCAACAACACGATCGTCTTCTTCTTCGGCGATCATGGACGCCCGCACTACCGCGGCAAGCAGTGGCTGTACGAAGGTGGTTTGCACACGCCTCTGATCGTTCGTTTGCCCAACAAGCATCACGCCGGGCAAACTCGCCAGGAACTGGTCAGCTTGCTCGATGTCTCGGCCGCGACCGTTGCGGCGGCTGGTCTAACGGTGCCAGAATGGATGGACGGTCAGAACCTTCTTGCGAACGACTTCGCCGGGCGAGAGATCATCTTCGGCGCCCGAGACCGCTGCGGCGACGCGGTCGATCGAATTCGTTCGGCACGCACCGACCAGTTCAAATACATTGTGAATGACTTCCCGGAACTCCCTTACTCGCAGCGAAGCGGTTACAAGGAACTGCAGTACCCGGGTATGACGGTTGCCCGAGTCTTGAAACAGCGGGGTGAATTGACTGGCCCCCCGGCGTTGTTCTGGGAAGAGACCCGTCCAGCGGAAGAACTGTACGACTTAAACGCAGACCCAGAAGAAATCAACAATCTCGCCGACAACCCAGCGTATGCCAAGCAACTGAAGCAGCTGCGAGCCGAAGTCGAAGCCTGGCGTGCGGAAACACGCGACCAAGGTCTGCTGCCAGAACCTCGTTTGAAAGAGACCCTTGAGGCAAGTCGACGCTGGGCAGACAACGTGCTGGAGCGGCGGGGGCTCGCGCCGGAGATCTCGCCCGAAGAATACTTAAAGTGGTGGGAGCAGGAATTAGGGGTCGAGTAG
- a CDS encoding sigma-70 family RNA polymerase sigma factor — translation MMPNSEQPTPSTSSEASSERDARFVQLFAQNQQRIAIYLKTLVPDQSAADDIFQETMLVLWREFDRFEHGTNFVAWSCTVALNQVRAWRKKQQRDRLQFSDEFLEALAHDLDAQEEQLHHRYQLLNDCLADLPDHHRQLIAYRYSAGQAVDEIAKQTQRSIDAVYRLLSRVRNTLQQCVDKKLIAEETA, via the coding sequence ATGATGCCAAATTCCGAACAGCCGACGCCCAGCACTTCCTCGGAAGCGAGTTCCGAGCGTGATGCCCGTTTCGTCCAGCTCTTCGCCCAGAACCAGCAACGGATTGCGATCTATCTGAAGACGTTGGTCCCTGATCAGAGTGCGGCCGACGACATCTTTCAGGAAACGATGCTCGTGCTGTGGCGCGAGTTCGATCGCTTCGAGCACGGCACGAACTTTGTCGCTTGGAGCTGCACGGTTGCCCTCAATCAGGTACGAGCATGGCGGAAGAAACAGCAGCGGGATCGCCTGCAGTTCTCGGACGAGTTCCTTGAAGCGTTGGCCCATGATCTGGATGCCCAGGAAGAGCAGTTGCATCACCGCTATCAACTGCTGAACGATTGTCTGGCTGATCTGCCCGACCATCATCGGCAATTGATCGCGTATCGCTATTCTGCGGGACAAGCGGTCGACGAGATCGCAAAGCAAACTCAACGGAGCATCGACGCAGTCTATCGCCTGCTCAGCCGAGTGAGAAACACACTTCAGCAATGCGTCGATAAGAAACTGATTGCGGAGGAAACCGCATGA